A part of Cryptococcus neoformans var. neoformans JEC21 chromosome 4 sequence genomic DNA contains:
- a CDS encoding mitochondrial import inner membrane translocase subunit tim23, putative, which yields MAIFGLFGSSDPAPQESSASAELFSSTTFRSNVVPSQPEAQGSSFIPDPPSQSAPAPAPTAPAPTALDAFGSAFDPARLHPLAGLSENLDFLQLDEEKLNDLEGAASVLPSRGWTDDLCVGTGTTYLSGLAIGGTWGLKEGMSRPLGNNPSFKLRLNSILNGCTRRGSFMGNSLGVLAIFYNISNSSFDAIRGKHDVLNAMAAAGLSGAIYKSTAGLRPALVGAGLGTAAAAGWSAFKNFV from the exons ATGGCTATCTTCGGTCTCTTCGGAAGCTCTGACCCCGCCCCTCAAGAATCCTCGGCCTCCGCTGAGCTGTTCAGTTCCACAACCTTCAGATCAAACGTCGTCCCTTCCCAGCCGGAAGCCCAGGGgtcctccttcatccccgATCCTCCTTCCCAGTCCGCTCCCGCACCCGCTCCCACCGCACCCGCCCCAACAGCCCTTGATGCATTTGGATCCGCGTTCGATCCCGCTAGACTCCACCCATTGGCTGGATTGAGTGAAAACCTAGATTTTTTACAGctcgatgaagaaaagtTGAACGACCTTGAAGGAGCGGCCAGTGTTTTGCCAAGCAGGGGCTGGACGGATGATCTCTGTGTTGGCACAGGGACGACTTATCTTTCTG GTTTGGCTATCGGTGGCACCTGGGGCTTAAAAGAAGGAATGTCAAGACCGCTGGGAAACAACCCCTCCTTCAAGCTCCGGCTGAACAGTATTCTTAACGGTTGTACGAGAAGGGGAAGTTTTATGGGCAATTCGCTTGGTGTTTTGG CTATTTTCTACAATAtctcaaactcttcttttGACGCCATCAGGGGGAAGCATGATGTACTTAATGCCATGGCTGCGGCGGGTTTGAGTGGAGCGATTTACAAGTCAACTG CCGGCTTACGACCCGCTCTTGTTGGCGCCGGTCTTGGAACAGCCGCTGCAGCTGGCTGGTCCGCTTTCAAGAACTTTGTGTAA
- a CDS encoding expressed protein: MSHVDVTVDEATINAIRQRMLETGDWERIQKLLRAHLEESGWVDDLKDLAKEKARAQDVPNLENLVKQISESAAGMVSDNVKRDVMLEIESVLDREVDQA; encoded by the exons ATGTCCCACGTTGATGTCACAGTCGATGAGGCTACGATCAACGCCATCCGTCAGAGAATGTTGGAAACCGGCGATTGGGAGCG AATACAAAAGCTACTAAGAGCACATTTAGAAGAGAGCGGATGGGTTGATGATCTCAAGGACCTTGCAAAAG AAAAAGCTCGAGCTCAGGATGTACCAAACCTCGAAAACCTTGTCAAACAAATCAGCGAGAGTGCAGCTG GTATGGTAAGCGATAACGTCAAGCGTGACGTGATGCTCGAAATTGAAAGCGTGCTCGACCGAGAGGTTGACCAAGCATGA